One Tomitella gaofuii DNA segment encodes these proteins:
- a CDS encoding DsrE family protein: MSPQTAATGGVVVHLPEADPQRQAAVLRNTANLIRALGPDTEVEVVTHGPGVELCTGETGLAETVARLRGQGATVCACANTLTARKLSEDDLLPGVAVVDSGVAHLVRRQREGWSYLRP, encoded by the coding sequence ATGAGTCCGCAGACCGCAGCGACCGGCGGCGTGGTGGTCCACCTGCCGGAGGCCGATCCGCAGCGCCAGGCGGCGGTGCTCCGCAATACGGCCAACCTCATTCGCGCGCTGGGGCCGGACACCGAGGTGGAGGTGGTCACGCACGGCCCCGGCGTGGAGCTGTGCACGGGCGAGACGGGTCTGGCGGAGACGGTGGCACGGTTACGGGGGCAGGGCGCGACCGTGTGCGCCTGCGCCAACACACTGACGGCCCGGAAGCTGTCCGAGGACGACCTGCTGCCCGGTGTCGCCGTCGTCGACTCGGGAGTGGCGCACCTGGTGCGCCGGCAGCGCGAGGGGTGGTCCTACCTGCGGCCGTGA
- a CDS encoding sulfite exporter TauE/SafE family protein has translation MTTAAVSDSDAASPTDAPAATVATTPARLRAFFDYRRTMMTIAVLLVLIPAIVLFPGTSREALTEGLNDGFTMAHLLAFVAIALVAAAVKGLSGFGYALIATPLAAVLIDPSVAVIVLAVPALVMNLFQVGETGTGWQYLRQHWSLVAAALVGSVIGVFILKNFPAKQLLGVIIGVVLVSYVIWSVARKGKPATGTAHPVSLGTVGVAEGVLLGAVNMGPLLPAYLHTFERDARRYIGGMSLVFTLVFAERIGQMSVNGLMTAQLLWLGSVIALVTLVGLAAGTALRRWGRINPSVFSALVLTLLGVTGVTMLVKAVPHFL, from the coding sequence GTGACCACCGCTGCCGTCTCCGATTCCGACGCCGCCTCGCCTACCGACGCTCCTGCGGCCACCGTCGCCACCACGCCCGCGCGCCTGCGTGCGTTCTTCGACTACCGGCGCACCATGATGACGATCGCCGTGCTGCTGGTGCTGATCCCGGCGATCGTGCTGTTCCCTGGCACCAGCCGCGAGGCGCTCACCGAGGGCCTCAACGACGGCTTTACGATGGCGCACCTGCTGGCATTCGTCGCCATCGCACTGGTCGCCGCCGCGGTCAAGGGACTCTCCGGCTTCGGGTACGCCTTGATCGCCACGCCGCTGGCCGCGGTGCTCATCGACCCGTCGGTGGCCGTGATCGTGCTCGCCGTCCCTGCCCTGGTGATGAATCTGTTCCAGGTGGGCGAGACGGGCACCGGCTGGCAGTACCTGCGGCAGCACTGGTCGCTGGTCGCGGCGGCGCTCGTGGGCTCGGTGATCGGGGTCTTCATCCTCAAGAACTTCCCCGCCAAGCAGCTGCTGGGCGTGATCATCGGCGTCGTGCTGGTCAGCTACGTGATCTGGTCGGTGGCGCGCAAGGGCAAGCCGGCCACCGGCACCGCGCACCCCGTCTCGCTGGGCACAGTCGGCGTGGCCGAAGGCGTGCTGTTGGGCGCGGTGAACATGGGCCCGCTGCTGCCCGCCTACCTGCACACTTTCGAGCGCGACGCCCGCCGCTACATCGGTGGCATGTCCCTGGTGTTCACGCTGGTGTTCGCCGAGCGCATCGGCCAGATGTCGGTGAACGGCCTCATGACCGCGCAGCTGCTGTGGCTGGGCTCGGTGATCGCGCTGGTGACGCTGGTCGGCCTCGCGGCGGGGACGGCGCTGCGCCGCTGGGGCCGCATCAACCCGTCCGTGTTCAGCGCGCTCGTGCTCACCCTGCTCGGGGTGACGGGCGTGACGATGCTGGTCAAGGCGGTGCCGCACTTCCTGTAG
- a CDS encoding putative leader peptide codes for MRRITVPLRGHGCGVRLTMRRHVDLLRVSSSGCTASR; via the coding sequence ATGCGCCGCATCACCGTCCCGCTCCGCGGACACGGCTGCGGCGTGCGGCTGACCATGCGGCGGCACGTGGACCTGCTGCGCGTGAGCAGCTCCGGCTGTACCGCTTCTCGCTGA
- a CDS encoding TetR/AcrR family transcriptional regulator gives MTPATAPTTPGTRNARTAATRAAITSAAERLFAERGVAAVSNRQVGEAAGQANNTAVAYHFGTKTDLIRAIIRNHAQDIEARRTPMLESVRGSADIRDWIRCLVLPSTEHFAVLGAPSWYARFNAQVMTDPALRALIYEDALASTSLQETLQGLRATAGAIPPRIRRTRADMARQLLVHMCSERERDLALAAAGTADPGQPHWAGAPADDHAGTWEELSADLVDALTGLWTAPVTR, from the coding sequence ATGACCCCCGCGACCGCCCCGACAACCCCGGGCACGCGCAATGCGCGCACCGCCGCGACCCGCGCCGCCATCACGTCGGCGGCCGAGCGGCTCTTCGCCGAGCGCGGCGTCGCCGCGGTGTCCAACCGGCAGGTGGGCGAGGCCGCCGGGCAGGCCAACAACACCGCCGTCGCCTACCACTTCGGCACCAAGACCGACCTGATCCGGGCGATCATCCGCAATCACGCGCAGGACATCGAGGCCCGGCGCACGCCGATGCTGGAGAGCGTCCGCGGCTCCGCGGACATCCGCGACTGGATCCGGTGCCTGGTCCTGCCGTCCACCGAGCACTTCGCCGTCCTCGGCGCGCCGTCCTGGTACGCGCGGTTCAACGCCCAGGTGATGACCGATCCCGCCCTGCGCGCGCTCATCTACGAGGACGCTCTCGCCTCGACGTCGCTGCAGGAGACGCTCCAGGGCCTGCGCGCCACGGCCGGCGCGATCCCGCCCCGTATCCGGCGCACCCGCGCCGACATGGCGCGCCAACTTCTCGTCCACATGTGTTCCGAGCGGGAGCGGGACCTCGCCCTCGCCGCCGCCGGCACCGCCGACCCGGGGCAGCCGCACTGGGCGGGCGCCCCCGCCGACGATCACGCCGGCACCTGGGAGGAACTCAGCGCCGACCTCGTCGACGCGCTCACCGGGCTGTGGACGGCGCCCGTCACCCGCTGA
- a CDS encoding MFS transporter, translated as MPVRTGPAGSAEAAGVDDKKNSAIVAVLALGGIVVALMQTLIIPIIPDLPDLVGASAGDTAWAITATLLAAAVATPVMGRLGDMYGKRRLLLVSLVILVAGSLIAAFATSLAPLVIGRALQGFASGVIPLGMSLMRDIMAPEKLAGGVAVISASLGVGGALGMPLAAFIAQYADWHMLFWVSAGLGVLSFVLTVIVVPESHLRASGSFDYLGAVALSATLVSLLLAISKGADWGWGSGLTVGLFVAAAVLAVAWVLWELRAPRPLVDVRVAAGKQVLMTNVASVVFGFAMFAQSLVVPQIIEIPEFTGYGLGQSILVAGLAMAPGGLLMMAMAPVSSRITMTVGPKYTLMTGAVVVGLGYLMGVFWMNSVWQLVVLSGIISAGIGLAYAAMPALIMGAVPPEETGAANSFNTLMRSLGTSFASAVAGVIVASVTMEIGGAVLPSNSAFQIVMGAAAGASLVALVIAALLPKYRPSQGDEQTVEVEAVEGAAGIAGEADDAEGLAASRA; from the coding sequence ATGCCAGTGAGGACAGGACCCGCCGGCTCGGCAGAAGCCGCAGGGGTGGACGACAAGAAGAACTCCGCCATCGTCGCGGTACTCGCGCTCGGCGGCATCGTCGTCGCGCTCATGCAGACACTGATCATCCCGATCATCCCCGACCTTCCGGATCTCGTCGGGGCATCGGCGGGCGACACGGCCTGGGCGATCACCGCGACGTTGCTCGCCGCCGCCGTCGCCACCCCGGTTATGGGCCGGCTCGGCGACATGTACGGCAAGCGCCGCCTGCTGCTGGTGAGCCTGGTGATCCTCGTGGCCGGATCGCTCATCGCCGCGTTCGCGACCAGCCTGGCGCCACTGGTGATCGGCCGCGCCCTGCAGGGATTCGCGTCCGGCGTGATCCCCCTGGGCATGAGCCTGATGCGCGACATCATGGCGCCGGAGAAGCTCGCCGGCGGGGTCGCCGTGATCAGTGCGTCGCTCGGCGTCGGGGGTGCGCTCGGGATGCCGCTCGCCGCATTCATCGCGCAGTACGCGGACTGGCACATGCTCTTCTGGGTGTCCGCCGGTCTCGGCGTTCTCTCGTTCGTGCTCACCGTGATCGTAGTGCCGGAATCGCACCTGCGCGCCTCCGGCTCGTTCGACTACCTCGGGGCCGTGGCCCTGTCCGCCACGCTCGTGTCGCTGCTGCTTGCGATTTCCAAGGGCGCCGATTGGGGCTGGGGCTCGGGTCTGACGGTGGGCCTGTTCGTCGCTGCGGCCGTGCTGGCGGTGGCGTGGGTGTTGTGGGAGCTGCGCGCGCCGCGCCCGCTGGTCGACGTCCGGGTGGCGGCGGGCAAGCAGGTGCTCATGACCAACGTCGCCTCCGTGGTGTTCGGCTTCGCGATGTTCGCGCAGTCGCTCGTGGTGCCGCAGATCATCGAGATCCCCGAGTTCACCGGGTACGGACTGGGCCAGTCGATCCTGGTGGCCGGCCTGGCGATGGCGCCCGGCGGTCTGCTGATGATGGCGATGGCCCCGGTCTCGTCCCGCATCACGATGACCGTGGGCCCCAAGTACACGTTGATGACGGGCGCCGTCGTGGTGGGCCTCGGCTACCTCATGGGCGTGTTCTGGATGAACTCGGTGTGGCAGCTCGTGGTGCTCTCCGGCATCATCAGCGCCGGCATCGGACTGGCCTACGCGGCCATGCCCGCCCTCATCATGGGTGCCGTCCCGCCGGAGGAGACCGGCGCGGCCAACAGCTTCAACACGCTCATGCGCTCGCTGGGGACCTCGTTCGCCAGCGCCGTGGCGGGCGTCATCGTCGCCTCGGTGACCATGGAGATCGGCGGAGCCGTGTTGCCGAGCAACTCCGCGTTCCAGATCGTCATGGGCGCGGCGGCGGGGGCGTCGCTGGTGGCTCTCGTCATCGCGGCGCTGCTGCCGAAGTACCGTCCTTCCCAGGGCGACGAGCAGACGGTCGAGGTCGAGGCGGTCGAGGGTGCCGCGGGGATCGCCGGCGAGGCGGACGACGCCGAGGGCCTGGCGGCGTCCCGGGCCTGA
- a CDS encoding AsnC family transcriptional regulator → MAEPPISVDPLDRRLLLALMHRPTAPFAELAEGLPVGPAALSARYRRLRRHSVVRVVGRTLPGFDGGHAYLARAQAAPAAVARLAAAVAAEDNSRWVRISRDGSELMCGVVTHDPARDPVLVGLPSEPALRSLDTMELLHVWGAVRDAVLRPSREIDALDSALMAELAVDGRGDLRGIAARLGVDASTVSRRRRRLVEDGILYFEADVHPAALGGTGDAMLWMSVPPGRIRTVGAALRGRDDVRFTAATSGRCDLVAHVQVLDGPALVDFVDGVLADLGVAGVEIVPMGRSLKRNAV, encoded by the coding sequence ATGGCGGAACCACCGATCAGCGTCGACCCGCTCGACCGCCGGCTGCTGCTGGCACTGATGCACCGGCCCACGGCCCCGTTCGCCGAGTTGGCGGAGGGATTGCCGGTGGGACCGGCGGCGCTGTCCGCGCGCTACCGGCGGCTGCGCCGGCACTCGGTGGTCCGCGTCGTGGGTCGCACGCTTCCGGGGTTCGACGGCGGGCATGCGTACCTGGCGCGCGCGCAGGCGGCGCCGGCCGCCGTCGCGCGTCTGGCCGCCGCCGTGGCGGCCGAGGACAACTCGCGCTGGGTGCGCATCTCGCGCGACGGCTCCGAGCTGATGTGCGGTGTGGTGACACACGATCCGGCCCGCGATCCGGTCCTCGTCGGCCTCCCCTCGGAGCCGGCGCTGCGTTCTCTCGACACCATGGAGCTGCTGCACGTGTGGGGGGCGGTCCGTGACGCGGTGCTGCGCCCCTCCCGTGAGATCGACGCGCTCGATTCCGCACTGATGGCGGAGCTCGCCGTGGACGGTCGCGGCGATCTGCGGGGCATCGCTGCGCGCCTGGGCGTCGACGCGAGCACGGTGTCCCGACGTCGCCGGCGCCTCGTCGAGGACGGGATCCTCTACTTCGAAGCCGACGTGCATCCCGCCGCGCTCGGCGGCACCGGCGACGCGATGCTGTGGATGTCCGTGCCGCCGGGCCGCATCCGCACCGTCGGCGCCGCCCTGCGCGGCCGCGACGATGTACGCTTCACCGCCGCCACCAGCGGACGGTGCGACCTCGTGGCGCACGTGCAGGTGCTCGACGGGCCCGCACTGGTGGACTTCGTCGACGGCGTCCTCGCCGACCTCGGCGTCGCCGGAGTGGAGATCGTCCCCATGGGCCGGTCGTTGAAACGCAACGCGGTGTGA
- a CDS encoding MFS transporter, which translates to MSTKTPPAGDGPVTPPPPHARADAPTGKNSRPGTALIVVAGFSCLVVALQQTLVVPAVPEFPGILGTTPETVSWLVTATLLTGAVATPILSRLSDMVGRRRMMIAAMLFVLAGSVLAPLGGIATLIAGRALQGMGTALVPVAMAQMRDGLPRHRVAPSLAVLSATLGVGGGIGIPLGGVILDAVSWEWMFWFSALLSVVAIVAIAVVVPPRARVEGSGGFDMTGAVLLTVGLVALLLGISQGETWGWGSAPTVLAFLAAVVVLVAWGRQQLRSADPIVDLRATSTAPLLFNNIASLLLGIVMFANLLLTTEQLQGAVGEGGFGWSSASAGLAMLPNAAAMFGVAPLTAWLAQRWSPRVVLGIGGVVTALGYLLRIVASPNPAAVIVWATVIGIGVGIGYAALPMIIVRHAPGHQMGAANGVNALVRAIGTSIASAGVGALGVAMAVEAGGRSVPSATAFSVIAAIGGAVALVTVACAVLAGGSHSAPAPVRNGASTPE; encoded by the coding sequence GTGTCCACCAAAACCCCACCCGCAGGCGACGGGCCCGTGACGCCGCCTCCGCCGCACGCACGCGCCGATGCTCCGACAGGTAAGAACTCACGCCCCGGCACCGCGCTCATCGTCGTGGCAGGCTTCTCCTGCCTCGTCGTGGCCCTGCAGCAGACGCTCGTGGTGCCCGCGGTGCCGGAGTTCCCCGGGATACTGGGCACGACGCCGGAGACCGTGTCGTGGCTCGTCACAGCGACGCTGCTCACCGGAGCGGTGGCGACGCCGATCCTCTCCCGGCTGTCCGACATGGTCGGCCGCCGGCGCATGATGATCGCCGCGATGCTGTTCGTGCTCGCCGGATCCGTCCTCGCCCCGCTGGGCGGGATCGCCACACTGATCGCGGGGCGGGCTCTGCAGGGGATGGGGACCGCGCTCGTCCCCGTCGCGATGGCGCAGATGCGGGACGGGCTCCCGCGGCACCGGGTGGCGCCGTCGCTCGCAGTGCTCAGCGCGACGCTCGGGGTCGGCGGAGGGATCGGCATCCCGCTCGGCGGCGTCATCCTCGACGCTGTGAGCTGGGAGTGGATGTTCTGGTTCTCGGCGCTGCTCTCGGTCGTCGCCATCGTGGCGATCGCGGTCGTCGTGCCTCCGCGCGCTCGCGTGGAAGGCTCGGGCGGGTTCGATATGACCGGTGCCGTGCTGCTGACCGTCGGCCTTGTCGCGTTGTTGCTGGGCATTTCGCAGGGTGAGACGTGGGGATGGGGGAGCGCCCCGACGGTCCTCGCCTTCCTCGCCGCGGTCGTCGTGCTCGTGGCGTGGGGCCGGCAGCAGTTGCGCAGCGCCGACCCGATCGTCGACCTGCGCGCCACCTCGACGGCGCCGTTGTTGTTCAACAACATCGCCTCGTTGCTGCTCGGGATCGTCATGTTTGCGAACTTGCTCCTCACCACCGAGCAGTTGCAGGGCGCCGTGGGCGAGGGAGGTTTCGGCTGGTCCTCGGCATCGGCCGGCCTGGCGATGCTGCCGAACGCCGCCGCGATGTTCGGCGTCGCACCGCTCACCGCGTGGTTGGCGCAGCGGTGGAGTCCGCGCGTGGTGCTGGGCATCGGGGGTGTCGTCACCGCGCTCGGCTATCTGCTCCGGATCGTCGCATCGCCGAATCCGGCAGCGGTCATCGTGTGGGCGACGGTGATCGGCATCGGTGTCGGCATCGGGTACGCGGCGCTGCCGATGATCATCGTGCGGCACGCGCCCGGCCACCAGATGGGCGCGGCCAACGGGGTCAACGCGCTCGTGCGTGCGATCGGCACGTCCATCGCCAGCGCGGGCGTGGGTGCCCTCGGCGTCGCCATGGCGGTCGAGGCCGGCGGGCGCTCGGTCCCGTCCGCGACGGCGTTCTCAGTGATCGCGGCGATCGGCGGCGCCGTCGCCCTGGTGACGGTGGCGTGCGCGGTGCTCGCCGGCGGAAGCCACAGTGCGCCGGCACCGGTCCGGAACGGCGCAAGCACGCCGGAATAG
- a CDS encoding integrase catalytic domain-containing protein, whose product MEGKIDMAARRQVTNKLRNQYRKASKADKGKILDRVVETTGMGRSTARRMLRGPALPDPAEQVDGRTLRTRRFSDDARTLLEHVWALMGMPCGKYLVVMVDLWLPLLAEAGDLDTPFATDETTAELKAMSAATVDRYLKPARDRMRIKGISTTTPSPLLRNSIAIRTCTDEAPDTPGVIEADTVAHCGPTLIGEFARTLTMTDIVTGWTENCSIRNNASKWILHGIEQLQGWFPFAMTTFDSDCGSEFINHEVAGWLQDRDIAQTRSRPYQKNDQAHVESKNNHVVRKHAFYWRYDTADELELLDRLWRLVSLRLNFFTPTKKAVGYTAGADGRRKRIYDKPATPWQRLQDSGTLDAQQLSRVSARIDGINPADLTRQINAIQMQLLDLARDKTEALAAARHMDLEALQPSINRLAQAK is encoded by the coding sequence GTGGAAGGCAAGATCGACATGGCCGCGAGACGGCAGGTGACGAACAAGCTGCGGAATCAGTACCGCAAGGCGTCGAAGGCGGACAAAGGCAAGATCCTCGACCGCGTGGTGGAGACCACGGGTATGGGCCGCTCGACCGCACGGCGGATGCTTCGCGGCCCTGCGCTGCCGGACCCGGCCGAGCAGGTCGACGGACGCACACTGCGCACTCGGCGCTTCAGCGACGACGCCAGGACCCTGCTTGAGCATGTGTGGGCGTTGATGGGCATGCCGTGCGGCAAGTATCTGGTCGTCATGGTCGATCTGTGGCTACCGCTGCTGGCCGAGGCGGGTGATCTGGACACGCCGTTCGCCACCGACGAGACGACCGCGGAACTGAAAGCGATGAGCGCCGCGACCGTTGACCGGTACTTGAAACCGGCACGCGACAGAATGCGGATCAAGGGCATATCGACGACGACGCCGTCACCGCTGCTGCGGAACTCGATTGCCATCCGTACCTGCACGGACGAGGCACCCGACACGCCAGGGGTGATCGAGGCCGACACCGTGGCGCACTGCGGCCCCACGCTGATCGGCGAGTTCGCCCGCACGCTGACGATGACCGACATTGTGACCGGGTGGACGGAGAACTGCTCGATCCGCAACAACGCCTCGAAGTGGATCCTCCACGGGATCGAACAGCTGCAGGGCTGGTTTCCCTTCGCCATGACCACCTTCGACAGCGACTGCGGTTCGGAGTTCATCAACCATGAGGTCGCCGGGTGGCTGCAGGACCGCGACATCGCACAGACCCGCTCTCGGCCGTACCAGAAGAACGACCAGGCGCACGTGGAGTCGAAGAACAACCACGTCGTGCGCAAACACGCCTTCTATTGGCGCTACGACACCGCCGACGAACTCGAGCTGCTCGACCGGCTGTGGCGGCTGGTGTCGCTGCGGTTGAACTTCTTCACCCCCACGAAAAAAGCCGTCGGCTACACCGCCGGCGCGGACGGCCGCAGAAAGCGGATCTACGACAAGCCGGCCACCCCATGGCAGCGCCTGCAAGACTCGGGAACCCTTGATGCACAACAACTTTCGCGGGTCTCGGCTCGGATCGACGGGATCAACCCGGCCGACTTGACCCGGCAGATCAACGCCATCCAGATGCAGCTACTCGACCTGGCGCGAGACAAGACCGAAGCCCTCGCCGCCGCCCGCCACATGGACCTGGAAGCATTACAACCGTCAATCAACCGATTGGCCCAGGCGAAGTAG